In Fragaria vesca subsp. vesca linkage group LG5, FraVesHawaii_1.0, whole genome shotgun sequence, the genomic stretch AGATCCAGTGCAGGAGCCGAGTACAGGTCTATGGCCTCTACTTGTTGTGAGATTACATGGTTGCAAAACATCTTGAAAGACTTAAATGTCAAAGGTATGCAACAAACATTACTATTTTGTGACAATCAAGCTGCCCTCTATATAGCATCCAATCCTGTTTTCCATGAACGCACAAAACATATTGAGATTGATTGTCATGTTGTGCGTGAAAAGATCCAAAGAGGACTTGTTAAGGCTGCCCATATTCGAACATCAGAACAACCTGCTGATATGTTCACCAAACCGCTGCATCCTAAACAATTCATAAAGTTGTTAAGCAAGTTAAGTGTAATCAATATACACTCTAACTTGAGGGGGAGTATTGAGACTTCTAAGGAATATAATCCCAGTTAGTAATGTTTTCATTATCTACATTGATGTAATTGATTGTACAGCACATTCCTTGTCGATAGATTAGCTAAAATAGCTAGAATCAAGGAGATAACTCCTCCTCCCTTTCTGTATATATGTTGTACTCGATGATATGATCAATACAACAAAGTATTCTAGACCAATATCATTCCTATTAAAACTTGTATCCTATATGCTTCAGTTCGATTTGATTCGGTTGCACTTATCTTTCGCAGTCTTCTACATATGATCTGTATAATACAAACTTTGTTGCATTATGAAGTGAAAGAACGCAATTTTCTTCCTCTGCAAGCAAGAAAGACTATGATTAGCATGCATTAAACTGCAAATGAGGCATCCGGACCAATTGAGCTTAGCCGTAAACTTATAATACTTGACTCCGAGTTATCTTCTCTATGAATCCTCAACACATATATTGAGCTAGCACAGCTATCTTACATTTACTTAAGCATGCTAGCTACCAATGTCCCCTCAAACATAATGATTGTGTATAATGGTAAATGGATTATACGTAATGATGAACTCCAATTCCACATTTGCTTTAGAATTTTATGCTACTAGTCATGATAAAAATGGGAACATAGGGAGCACATTGTCAACAAAATATAGATATACCAACCTTCTCTAGCATCTCAACCCCATTATTTATACACAAGAAACACTTCATTTAATTGTCAAGTTGCAAGTTGCATATATATCATCTTTCCGGCTTACTAAAGCCAAGCAAGTCGCTTTCATTCCTGGTGCTCTTCACGTGGTATAACCAAAGCTTAGCAGTTAGCACTATCAAATCACAAAAATCATCCGATGCTTGTTCATAATTTTAGTTAGAGATTTTTGTTTACGGTTTAACACGGTGAAGATAGATATAAACAATTGTTTGGGGGGGGGGGGGGGTTTGGGACCGCTACTGTTTGCATACCACACCTTATTGGCAAATAATTCTTCAATAAACATGTAAACAAAACGGGCGCGAATGATAGTATAAAATGACCGTTATATTATATTAGACGTTTTTCTCATACAATATCACCAGCAGATATTGAATCAATTATAACTAGTTGATCAATCAAAAATCAAATACACAATATATAGACGCTCAATCACAAGTAAGCCATGTGGTTTTTAACTTCCTGTGTTGAGTCTTAAGAGGAGACTGAAGAAGATTTTCATCTTGTAAAATTGTGTCTTTCTCATCACGTCAATTAAAGAATAACATACAGTGCAACATACAGTGCAACATACACGTCAATTCCAGGATTGACTAATTCATACTAAGCATAGCGACAATGATCAAGCGGTTCTTCATTTTCCAAATCACTGTAACATAATTTGAGCTACTGCAATAACGTCGTAAGATATATTTGGAACACTTTTCTACAAGTTCTATAAGAATTTTTTTTTTTTTGTAAAAGTACACGTTCTATTAGATTGTACCAACTGTATTAGCTCAGAAAGTGCTATAGGGTGTGGATATACCGTATACGAGTATGATACAAATCTGTATCAAATCCAATTTGAATTATTCAAATGAAAAAGAAAATTTCAAAAACGCAGGGAGCAAAGTCAGAAGATGTTGATGTGGTATACCCAAAAAAAAAAACATGTCAGAAGATGTTGACAAAAATAGCCAACGGGATTCAGCCACGTCGCATACCCTAACATGCACATCAATTCCAAAGCCCACGTTGACTAACTGGCCTCTCACATTAACGCCAATCACATGCGGACCGCTACACAGTCCTACTGCTACGCCGCCACCTCAACCAACCACTCATTAAATTTTGCGGCAGTCCCCATAATTATATGTAATTATTAGAGATTCCACAGCCCGAAGAAGATGGTTATTACCATATAAGGAAATTTCGAGTGTCATCTTCAATTCTTAACCTTAACCCAAAATAGTAAAAGAGAAACAGTTAAAACAGTTAGGTCGTACCAAGAGAGAAATGCACCTCTTCGTTTTCTACCCGTCTCAGAGCTTTCACGAATTCTGGACCATTTCTGGTCGTTGTATGTTTTTTTTTTTTTTTTTTTTTTTCTTGAGAGGGCTCAGGTCATTTTCTTAATTTTTGTTGTATTCACGCATTTCATTCTCAATTACCACCACCGTATTCACGAATTTCACATGTATCATGACTTAATCACTTAAAAATTGTGTTGTGTTTTGCCTAACGGATTAGTCATTAGACTTAATAAGCTTTTAAGATACCGCAATCTTAAATATAAAAAATAAAAAATAAAAAACGGTAAGAAAAATAAAATGGACAAATTATGATTGCCTAACACAATGACTCCAACATATATAAACACACCCACTTGGTACAACCTTATTATTACTAATGTCTTTTTTTTTTGCGTCAATATAAATAGAGAAATTTTATCCACACATCCTTAAATACTTGATACACATACCTTACTTAATTGACCACTAATCTTATTTCTTGTTTAATCAATTTACTAGATACACCACCCCAAACTACCAATTCTACCCACAGACTTCATAATATAAACAAATATCAAAATTATTGAGTTTGATTTTTATTTTTTTTATCTTATCAATCACGAAAGCTAGCTAGCTTGTATATCATAATCATATTGCATATGTTTTGTTTATCAAGATAAACACAATGATTCTTTTATCTTTTCTTCTTTCAATTGATCATCATGAAACAATTCTTCTAAAATGTATATATCATGAAACAACACGTACAAACATATGAAGGAAATTTCAACTAGGGGTTATATATATGGTATTCTTGTTTGTAGAAGGATATGCCCATTATTGTTTATATCAAAATGATTTTCATATGAATAGTATGAATACGAACAATCATAAGAAACCTCAATGTACGATTCGGTAGTTAACTTAGAGTTTTTCAACTTGATCTATAACAAAATTAATTTTCTAATTAAATTTCTTATTCCAGTATGTATGACTTTTTAGTCATTTTGATTACCCCTAAAATATAATTTTAAATGTTGAAAGATTAGGGTGTGTATTAAGTATTTAGAAATGTGTGGATAAAATTTCTCATATAAATGATTTTCGTCCCAAAGAGACAGACAAGTGATAAGGACGGGGGAGTGGAAGCTGCTGAGATTCTGATACTATTATTAGTAAAAATCAACTGCCAACCTCGTGAAATATGTCAGTTCCTTCACTTCATTGAAACTTGCTCAGCATCACCCTTCTTCTTATACTCTCTTTTCCGGTCAGTACACCAAACCTTGAGACATTGTTTCTTTTACCATATATATATATAAATTAAATGTCTTAACCCAAATTCAGTGGATGCTGCATTGTGATTGATCAGCACTTTCTTTTTGTGAGAAAAGATGTGATTAGCACTTGTAGGACAGAAGCCCATTTTTAGCAAAAAGCTAAAAGCATAGATTCCAATCTCCTCTAGGAAAATTTTTAGTGAACATTAGACAAGTGTAGGTATGATCCATCACTTGGTATCATTTGGTTTGGTAATATATAATAATTTGATTTAGTTATATAAGTATTGTAGTTATAAATTCTCAATTGTCGATAAAAGACAAAAACAAAATGAGAAAAACAAAGAGAATGAGATTGGTTTAGTTAAAACATGCTAGACTTCGATTAGTACATTGGAGAACACTCATTGGTCGTTGAATTTCAATTAATCACATCAGGTCATTCAAAAGACAAATGTATTTTGCAAAAACTAAAATTTCAAGGCAGAAAGAATGCAATGACACATTTGGAGTCTTGAGTTGCTACCCAAATTGCTGAACCCAAAATATTCACATGCAAATCCTCAACTGTACACACATTGACTGAACAGCCCCTCACAATCCCCGTATGCCCCAAACCACAGCATTCCGGTCAATCCATTAAAACCAAGGACATTTTCGTCATTCAAACAACTAAAAATAACCACACAGAGAGAGAGAGAGAGAGAGAGAGAGAGGAGGAGATACAAAATAGAAACAAACGCCAAAATAAAACTGCCATTTTTGTTTTAACACAGAAACTCAGACCTGGGAGTTAGCGTCACCGTCACGGGCCATGGCTTCCGTCACCGACGCCAGCTTCTGCAGATTCAACCTCACCACCGTATCCGCGAACAGCCGCGTGTCCTCCTCGCTGTTCCCCTCCGGCACATCCACCACGTACGATTCCAGAACAACTGTCCAGATCCTCCCGTCGCGCTCAAACCCATGCACGGTGGTCACCGACCGGTAATTCCTCAACCTGTGCTCCCCTCCTATAATACTGAAACCAGTCACGTGCCTCTCCTCGTCCAGCAAGTCCAGCCTCTCCGTGCTCGTCGCCGCCGGCAGCCCGGAAATTACATTCACGTCCCTCGTGCATCCCACGCTCATTACGAAGCCTTCTTTCACTGTGCAGCTCCGGATGAAGTGCTTGTACGTCTGCGGCTTATCGAACCGCCTCACCACCTTCCACACCGTCTCCAGCGGCGCGTGGATTCGCTGCGCGAGTAGGGAGGAGCAATGGCCAGGGCCCACACGGTAGGTGTGGAACTCGGCCACGACGGGCTTGAGGTCGTCGAACTCGGACTGGGTCAGTCCAGAGGGGACTGTGAGGTGATGCTGCGAGCTCTCCGGGTCTTGCTCCGCCGCCGATGATGGTTTCTCCATTGGTGAAAGAGAGGAAGAGAGAGGAAGAGAGAAGAAGAAGAAGAAGAAGAAGAAGAAGAAGAAGGGGGTTGTGAGTTGTGACGTTGGGTTGTGAGGGGTGTAGTTAAATGGGGAAGGGATTTTGTAGGATGTTAGGGGTAAAATGGGGAATTGAGGTGGGTTTTTATTGAAAAGGGTATTTTAAGCGTAAATGGGAAGGTGTCAACTTGGTGATGCAGACAGGTGGCTTCTCTAGCTGACCTGGCTTAGCTGCAAGCCGCCGCGTTCTGTCCCTTTTTCTTTTTTTTTAAATGTTTTTCTTTTTAATTTTTCAAGTTTTGTTGCTCCACAACGACCAGAAAAAAAAAAGTTTTGTTGATCCATGAATGTTGAGAAATTTTTCAGTGTTCCGTAGAAGCACGTGGCATTATACAGTGGTTCTCTGTACCTATAAGATGCTGACATGTGAAAATTTTAACACGTCAGTTAATTACACGTGTATAATCAATTAAACTTCTGAGATTTTGCCGTTAAGTTACAGTCATAAACTGCAAAAACATCCATCTCATCCATAATCAATAGAAAAGAATTTTTGCAGCCATAAGTTTGCTTCAATTTATTACGGGATTTGCAGGTTAATAGTCTTCAATCCAAGAGCTTTTCAAATTTGTGAGAAGGAATAAGGGTGATAGTAAATCACAACAAGTTTTTGTATTTGGATAGAAGATGAAGAAATTTCATCTGGGTTGTGTACGTCCTGTATGGGTCTCCAACCTGAAAGAATGGCGTGTGGGTTTTGTGTAATCTGAAATTTAAATGGTGGGTGGCATCTTCTGAAATCTGGGTTGTGCGCGTCCAAAATACATCCTATGCTCATATTTTGTTTTTGTCCATATTACCAGTACGAGTGATCTCCAACCTTAACAATCGGGATATATGTGTGGGTTTTTGATGACTTTTTGGCAACTAGTTATAACAAATCATACACATATCAGATCAATTTCTCTTCTTCGATTCATATCAAAGAATAAAGATTATCGAAGTCAGAGGAACAAAAAAGGAGAAAAGAAAAGATGTTTGCAGATCTGGGTATCTATCAACCCCTTAACATTTGCAAATATGGATATCTATTCGATTTGAAAACTTTATTTTCTCTTACCTTGCTTTTTCAGAACCTGATCAATCTGTGATTCTTTTGTTTATGACGGCAAGAAAAAAAAAGACGTGGTTAGTTTGTTGTTAACTGACGTGTCAAAATTTCCACATGTTAGCATCTTATAGATACGGAGGACCACTGTACAATGCCACATGATTCTACAGGAGCACTGAAAAATTTCTCATGAATGTTAGACCAAAAATAAAAATAAATTTGGTTTATATATAGGTTCGACTGCCCTAGTTCAACGGTTTCAATTTATCTCGATCTTTGTCAAAAAAAATTTACCTCGATCGAAAACGAAACTGTTCTTCTAAAATTGTTTGGTTTGGTTAGGTTCGGATGTATTATTTAGTATTTACATTTCGTGTGGAGCGGATTCAGTGCACCATGATGCACTTAAACCACTTCATATTAGCAAACGTCCGTTAGTTACAAAAAAAAATTCTAACAAGAGTAAAAACCTAAGAAACAACGATTCATCTGCCTCTAGGGCTGGGCATGGACGGGATGAGACGGAATTAAGGTCATCCCACGGCCCGTCCCCCTAATCCCGTCCCAGACATTGCACACGGGACGAGATCGGGACAAGCCTTACGTTTTTAAGACTTGATCTCACGCAAGTCTCGTCCTAGACTGGACCGAGACGGGACATGCCTAATCCCGCCATCCCAGCCCAATATCAAAAGCCCAAACTAGAAAATAAATAAATTAAAAAATTTGATGATCTGACAGAGATACACATATATAACATGGTTCTACATCAATTAGACAATTACTCAATTACATAACCTGAGTACCTGATAGTGATACCAATAAATATTACACAATATGAATCCATAATCCATAACTAGAATTAAACTAGAGTAACAATACAAGTTTCTTTAAGCTGCTCCAAATACAAACATTTTCAAATCTAATCATCGATGACAATACCGGTTGCAACAGACTTCCCTTTCCCTTTAACTTTTGCAATTGGAGGTGGACAATTGTTCTTATTTGAAGCAGTGCTCTCATGCTCTGTAAAAATGAAAGAGTTAGTCCATACACATCTCTCATAGGAACAAACTGTACGATGTCTCTTGTAGCTACACGAACTGTTGAACTAGATAATCACTGTCCATTATCAGCATCGAAAACTGCCAAATACAAGATTCACATGGGCATTCAGAATTTTAGTTGTTGAAATTCCAACATATGTAGCATAAGGAGAAAGAGATGACTCGTAAAAAGAAACAAAAGCATACCTCCATTTGTTTAAAATCCGCTCTTCCTACTCCAACTATTAGAATTGAGAGGGGAAGATCAGATGCCTTCACCAAAGCTTCTGTTGTTTCCTTGAGGTCTGTAAGGATCCCATCCTATAAAAGGTGGCATTTATGTTACCTCAATAAAAGAGATCTCACATAAAACAAACGCTTGCAAATAAAATTCATCCTTCTCTTACCGTTATAATCAACAACACATAGTACTTATTGTTGCTGTGGAATAGAGAATTGCCAGTAATCTCTGCAGTCGTGTAGGGCACTGGCAGAAGCAGTCATTATGCCTTCAACTCCTTCAACTCCTTCAACTCCTTCAACCTAAATAAATGAAACAATCACCCAACATAAAAAAATTCATTGGTCAATGACTTGGTATGTAAGTTTGCAAACCAGAGTAGAATGCCATATGTGAGGAACCAGACTTTTAATCTACCTCAAAGCCTGTTGCAGTTCCATCCAAGTTAAAACAGTGCAACACAGACCCTTCAGCTGTCCTTTCTCCAAAGCCCAAGCAGGAAAACGTTTATCAGCATCATAAAACTGAATAACTTCCCCAACTTTTGTTATTGCCTGCGAAATGCAAAAATAAACTTGATTACATTTGCAGATACCGCTTGACTATTACTCACATAAGATACCTTCTATGGTTATTTCTTTAAATCAAAGAACACATATTGTGTTGCATGTTGTTGATACCTAAAAATGTAAACATGTTTTTTTTAGAGACTTAAGGTCAACGATCAGGCTTAGAGCTAATATGAGGCCTGGATCCAAGTCGTTTGGTCTGCCTCGAGCGACTTGGGGCTTGGTACAAAATCTCTAAGCCACGGCATGACATGTCCAAATTATAGGAGGAGGTCACTAAAGCCATGACAAGCCTACACAAGGCCCATTTGGGAGTCAAGCCAAGTCATGCCATGCTCGTTTATGCTCAAGCTTATTATGACATGCCCATTTATGCCCAAGCCTATTATGACATGCTCATTTATGCCCAAGCCTATTTAGGACGAGGGAGGCAAGCCCACGCCATGACGTTTATGCCCAAGTCTATTATGATATACTCATTTATGCCCAAGCCTACTATGACATGCTCATTTATGCCCAAGCCTATCTAGGACGAGGGAGGCAAGCCCACGCCATGACCTACTATGATATGCTCATTTATGCCCAAGCCTACTATGACATGCTCATTTATGCCCAAGCCTACTCCTTTTATCTATCTAGGATGTGGGAGGCAAGCCACGCCATGACGTGCCCAAATCTACTCGAGGCCCATTTAGAGTTAAGCCAGGCCATGCCATGAGAGTTTATGTTTAAGCCTACTCCCTCTATGACACGTGGTTTCTCATGGACACGCTTCAATGACCATATGCCCGCTCATTTCATACATGTGTTAACACACGCTAAGTACAGTTGCGCACAAGCATCGTAGATGGTATACCGAAATCCATCTATTACAACATGCCACGCGGCTAGCCATTAATGTGGACCCAAGACACTAGGCCAAATGGGGCTTATTAGTGGGTTGTGGTGTGGAAGGACACAGGGTTTTGCAAGGCCTATGGAAGCCAAATATCAAGTGTCCGAGACATCTTGGGAGTCAAAAGATCAAACTTGAATTTGAGTTTCCCGCACATAGGCATGTAACGGATACCTCATCTCATCACCCAATGCCTCCTTTAGACATAGGATACTAGCATCACAAGTCACCTCAGGCCAAGCCACCTCAGACCTGAGTGCCTGTCTCCACAACTTTCACCTCATAAGCTTAAGGCAAACTCAAGGCCTCATGTTTCGTC encodes the following:
- the LOC101308767 gene encoding abscisic acid receptor PYR1-like, whose product is MEKPSSAAEQDPESSQHHLTVPSGLTQSEFDDLKPVVAEFHTYRVGPGHCSSLLAQRIHAPLETVWKVVRRFDKPQTYKHFIRSCTVKEGFVMSVGCTRDVNVISGLPAATSTERLDLLDEERHVTGFSIIGGEHRLRNYRSVTTVHGFERDGRIWTVVLESYVVDVPEGNSEEDTRLFADTVVRLNLQKLASVTEAMARDGDANSQV